ATCGAAGAAGACGTTTTAGTTTATCCATATTTTCCTCCATAAGTATTATAATTTTCTATTTAGCTAGGAAACATTACCCCAAGAACTGCTCCAGCCCCAGCACATCCTAAAATTACTCCTGGTTGGACGACTACTCCAGTTTGAGCACAAAGCATTGCTCCTTGAGCAGCTCCAGATATTGCTGATACATAAATATCTGCAGCTTTTTTTCCTCCACCTCTTATTTGAGATAATTGTTCAAAATTTAGTTCACCCATAACTACTCCTAACTATGTCTTGCAATTAAATAGCCAGCGCCTCCGATTTTAGCACCAGTATAAGCACAGGCTCCAGCTACTGGGGCAGCTACAATACTAGCTGAACATGCCAAATAACCAACAATTCCACCTGCAATAGCAGAACCTGCTGTAATAAGCACGTCGTTTCCACCTTCAATATTTGAAAGCGCCATTTCATCCATCACTTCAAATTGTTCCATTTTTTTGTACTCATCTGAATACCTCCTTATTTTATGTTGTGGGTCGCGACCACAAGTTCATTATAGCAGTTGTTTAAAAAAAGATTATACAAAATCCTAAATTGTCGTTGAACTTTCCTAAATAGTCATTATTAACCATTGGAGATTCTAAAAAGACCATTTAAGAAGTATTTTTTCACTATACATCCTATGCTCTCTTACCATTTAAGATGTTTCGATAACCATTTAGGATTTTTTCATTTTCATTACTTTATTTTTGATAGTATTAAATGGCTTACGATAAATTAAAAGATTAGAGGAGTTTTAATGTCAAGATACAAACGAACCTTTATCCCTCAGGTTGATGCTAGGGATTGTGGGGTGGCAGCTTTGGCTTCTATTGCTGCTTTTTATGGGTCTAGGTACTCACTCGCTCACTTAAGAGAACTCGCTAAAACCAATAAGGAGGGCACCACCGCTCTTGGATTAGTCAAGGCTGCTCAAGAAATCGACTTTGAAACACGAGCCATCCAAGCGGATGCTAGTCTCTTTGAAATGGATGATGTTCCCTATCCTTTCATCGTACATGTCAATAAGGAAGGAAAACTACAACACTACTATGTTGTCTATCAGGCTGGCAAGAAAGGGCTAGTCATTGGTGATCCTGATCCTAGTGTCAAAGTCACTAAAATGTCCTACGATACCTTCCTTTCTGAATGGACTGGTGTTGCCTTATTTATGGGACCTAAACCATCCTACAAGCCCCATAAGGATAAAAAGAATGGCTTGACCAGTTTTCTGCCCCTCATTTTTAAGCAGAAAGCTGTTATTAGTCAGATTGTCATTGCTAGCCTCCTTGTGACCATCATTAACATTGTTGGTTCTTATTATCTGCAATCTATTTTAGATGATTATATTCCCAATCATATGCTCTCCACGCTTGGGATCATTTCTGTTGGCTTGATTGTGACTTATGTTATCCAACAAGTGATGACCTTTGCCAGGGATTATCTGCTTACCGTGCTCAGTCAGCGCTTGACCATCGATGTTATTTTGTCTTATATCAAGCACATTTTTGACCTTCCCATGTCTTTTTTTGCGACTAGACGTACTGGAGAAATCACGTCACGCTTTACAGATGCCACTGCTATCATTGATGCTCTAGCGTCCACTATCCTATCTCTTTTTCTAGACGTCTCAATCGTTGTCATTGTCGGTGGGGTCTTGTTACTGCAAAACCCTCATCTTTTCTTACTGTCACTCGTTTCTATTCCAGTCTATCTTGTCATTATTTTTGCCTTTATGAAACCTTTTGAACGGATGAATAACGATGTGATGCAAAGTAATGCCATGGTCAGTTCAGCCATTATTGAGGATATCAACGGGATTGAGACGATTAAATCATTAACCAGTGAGGAAGTGCGTTACCAAAAGATTGACCGTGAGTTTGTGGATTATCTCGATAAATCTTTCATTTTAAGCAAACTGTCTACTCTTCAGTCCGCTTTGAAGCAAGGCGCTCAACTCATTCTCAATGTCCTCATCCTTTGGTTAGGGTCAAGACTTGTGATTCAAGGAAAAATCTCCGTTGGTCAACTCATTACCTTTAACACCTTGTTAAGCTATTTTACGGATCCTTTAGAAAATATCATCAACCTCCAAACCAAATTACAATCTGCAAAAGTTGCCAATACCCGCCTCAATGAAGTTTACCTAGTTGATTCTGAATTTAAAGACAACACCTTTGAAACGGATGCTACGATGCTTAATGGCGATATCATTTTTGATCACGTTTCTTATAAATATGGTTTTGGACGCGATACCTTATCTGATATTTCCCTTACCATCAACGAAAAAACAAAAGTTGCTCTGGTGGGCATTAGTGGTTCTGGTAAAACAACTCTCGCTAAAATGATTGTCAATTTTTATGAGCCTTATCAGGGAACGATTCGAGTGAATGGTAACGATCTTAAAACACTCAATAAGAAAGTGCTACGCCGCCATATTAATTATCTACCCCAGCAGGCTTATATTTTTGATGGCTCCATCCTTGACAACCTGACCCTAGGAGTTCAAGAAGGGATTAGCCAAGAAGACATTATAAGAGCTTGTGAGATTGCCGAAATTCGTCAGGATATTGAACAAATGCCTATGGGCTATCAAACGGAGTTATCAGATGGCGCAGGCTTATCCGGTGGACAGAAACAACGCATTGCCCTAGCCCGCGCCTTGCTCACAAAAGCACCAGTTCTCATTCTTGACGAAGCGACAAGTGGCTTGGATGTTCTCACAGAGAAAAAAGTCATTGACAACCTCTTAGCTCTTGATAAAACTATTATCTTTGTGGCGCACCGTCTCAGCATTGCTCAACGAGCTGAGAAAATCCTTGTCTTAGACCAAGGCAAAGTGGTAGAAGAAGGCTCCCATAGCGATTTGGTGAGACGCCAAGGCTTTTATTATCATTTATTTAGTAAATAAGGAGATTTTATGAATCCAAATCTTTTTCAAAGTGCTGAATTTTATAGACGTCGTTACCAAAACTTTGCGACCTTACTGATTTACCCGTTACTACTACTAGTTGGTTTCCTAGTTATCTTTTCCTTAATAGCTAAGAAAGAAATTAGTGTCTCAACCGTTGGTGAAATCACACCAACCAGTGTGATTGCTTCCATTCAATCTACCAGTGATAATCCCTTATCTAATCACCAACTCAAGGAAAATAAAGTCGTAAAAAAAGACGATCTTCTCCTAAGTTATTCTGAAACCATGGATGAATCCCAGAAAACAGCTCTGGAGACGCAATTAGCTAGTGCAAAACGCCAAAAAATTGGACTCGAAACCTTAAAAGCCAGTTTAAAACAAGGTGTTAACTTCTTCATTGACGATGGTGTAGATGAATTTGGTCACCTCAATACTTATCAGAGTTTTATGCTTAAAGTCAAAGAGTTAGAACCTAAGGTGACACCGTCACAACCCTATGCTAATCAATCTTACCCTAACCAAATACCGCAACAAGATGCAGAAATACCATCGCAAGAACCACAAGTACCAAGCATCCCTAACAATCAACCTGATATAACAACTGGCATACAGGAACAAGTCCCACAAAAGCCTTCTGTACAATCTCTTCAAACAGCTATGTCTACTACCAGCTCTGCTAAAATCACTCTTTTAACGCTCACAACTAATAGAAGTGTGAAGTCCAATGCATCAACTGAAGACGGTCTCATTTTAACAGAGAATGCTTCCTCAAACAGTCAATCACAAATTGATATCCTTAGGACAGAATATATCCAAAAAACGGATGACCAATTGACCACTATTAACAATCAAATTGCAGAATTAGAAGGAAAACTGCAACAAGCTGATGTTCAAGTTCAAAATAATACGATTAAAGCCCCACAAGATGGCATTGTTCATCTCCTAAAAAGTTTATCTAAAACCAGTATCATTCCCAAAGGAACAGAAATAGCGCAAATTCTTCCTGATATGAATCAAACCAAAAAGGTGATGATTACCTACTATGTCAATTCTAATGACATTGCGACGATCAAACGAGGACAAACTGTCCGTCTTAGACTGGATAAAATCAGTAGTCAAGACATCGTCCTTCTTGGTAAAGTCAAAGCTATTGATGCCTCTTCAACTGAAACCAAAGAAGGAAATCTTTTTAAAGTTAAAGCACAAGCAAAGATTTCAGAAGCTGATAGCCGCATTCTCAAATATGGCATGCAAGGAAGAGTCACAAGTATCATTGGAAAGAAAACATTCTTTAACTATTACAAGGATAAGATGTTAAATGATATGCGATAAAATCGATACTACTTACTTAAGCTATATTTAACTTGAATTTCTTAGTTTTTTATCCATTCAGAACAAAATAATAACCATTCAGGATTAAAAATCCTGAATGGTTATTTTTCGTTTATACTAGATAGCATTAAGGAAAGGAGATGTTACAATGACGTTAAAAACACCGAAAACATTTAAAATATTATCTGAAGATGACTTATCACAAGTTGTCGGAGGAAATCGCGACTTTTGGAGAGATTTAAAAAACTTTTTCAAAAATGCTCAAAAAGACCGAAAAGCCAGATAAACTTAAAAATCTCAAAAAGCACAGCTAATCATTTACGACTAGTTGTGCTTTTATCATGTTGTCAAAATGTCAAAGAGGTATTACAAGCTTATTACTAAAACTTGCCTAAATTGATAGTGTTCGCTCTTTGTTTGAAGGGTAACATTTTGATATTTTTCATTAATTTTAGTGATATTATAAAGTCCAATGCCCCGCTTAACACCTTTACTACTATTTCCATAGTCATATAAATGGGCAATATTAATAGATTCTTCTTTAATAGCATTCGTGATAATAAAATATTGCTTGCTTTTTGATTCAAAATAAGCTATCCCAATACTAGGTTTTTCAGCCTCAATAGCATTATCAAATAGAATCGAAACAATCGTGATAAAATCTAGTAATTCCATCCCTTCTTGGTTAATATCATTAGGAATTTCAAGTTTTACCAGTATATTTTTATCATCAGCTTGCGCCAATTTGGCAGCCAATAAACTTTTTAAGGCTTCCGACTTAATACTGACAAGTTTTCCAATTTCATATTTTTGAGTTCTAAATTTCTGATTGGATTCCTTTAGAACACTTTGATAAATCGATTTAATCATCACTATATCATTGGTCTGAAGCCCTATTTCGATAGTCCTCAAGATATTATTGTAATCATGGCGAAAACTTCTCACCTCTTTATAAAGATTCTCAATCTGACCGGTATAATCAACTAAATTCCTAACTTGAAGTTCTTTTTGAAAGATTAAATTCTCCTGCAATCTTGCTCGTAATTCTTTATCAAGTGCATTAATCAGCCAAATAAAAAATAACAAATAAAAAACAACGATGAATTTTCGCAGTTCCTCTGTATGAATCAGATTTTCATATTCATTATAAGTCAGTACCTGCATCAAGAGATAATAAATAAGCATCGACATATTGGCAAATTGCAATAATGATTTTTCTTTTTTTCTGATGCTTACTGATTTTAAATGACTAAAATTGTAATCAAAAATCCTCAAAAACAGTAAAACTAATAAAAATGACATGATATAGAGAATAATACTATTAGCATAATTGTCATAAAATTTCTCAGAGTCACCGAAAACTGGCAAAATTAAAAAGAATAATAACCTTCTAAAGATTTCTTTTAGGGTTAGCGGAAATAAGGCATAAAAAATGACCAATACTTTCAGGATATCTCTTCCGATAATGAAGGACAAGATAAGCATATCAAACATTGATTTAGCATAATCCAAAAGATGTACTTGGCTAACTGCTACTAAAACCCCTGTAATTAGCTGAATTCCTATATACAGTAGGGATTCTTTCAGGTGTAAACGAAATCCATTCACCTTTGTGTAAAGATATATGGGAATCCATAGGCTGAGGATAATATCAACTGCTTCAAGAATACTCACACCTCTCTCCCTTCTTTCACTATTCTCCTCAACTCTTTCACCATTGTTCGTGAAATGATGCAAGAACTGCCGTCACTAAAATAGGCTGTTCTTTCTTTGATGTCGATCTTACTAATATTTTTCGGATTGACTAGATAAGAGCGATGACACTTGATGAAACGTTTTTCTTTTTGGAGAATTTCTTGCAGTTTCCCCGTAAATTCGATACGGTCTGTGTTGGTGTGGAGGATTAATTTATGGGGTCTTGGTGAGGTCTCGATGTAGTTGATTTTAGCAAAGGGGAGTTGGACCTCTGTGTACTCCGTCTCATAGATAAAGTAGTCCTCCAAATCTACTAGCTCATTACTCTCGTTTATTTTTTCCAACAAAGATGTTAGCCTTTGCTTCAAGTCTTCTCTGGAAAGGTCCTTGTCTAAATAATCCATGGCACCGACTTGCAGCTGGAAGACAAGTGGCATCATTTCAGTATGGGTCGTGATAAAAACGATTGTAGCTAAAGGGTCCTGCTCTCTGATAGCTTGTGCTAACTGTAAGCCCGCTTGCTCATTTTGGTGAATCTCGATATCTAACAGAAAAATGTGCTTCTGCCCCTTACCATAAATAGCAGCTAATAATGATTTTGGTTCATCAAAAGAAAAGATACTACTAGTTGTTAAGTGTTTTTCTGCCAAAATATCCTCAACCAAAAATTCTAAATACGATTGCTGGAAAAGATCATCCTCCAATATGTATATGTTCACACCTACTCCTTCAGTTCATTTTTAAGTTAAATTGCTTACCACCAATTATCATTTCAAAAGTCACTAAAATATGACAATACTACCCTTATATTTTTCATCATATAGGGACTAAAACTTATATAACCCTCATCATTTTATCATAAATCATCTAATAAAATGACATGATGAGCAAAAATAAGTCATTTTTAAGTAGGAACAACCATTCAGAACAAAATAAGAACCGTTCAGGATTTGAATCAAAAGCTGAGCAATCTTCTGTTAGGATAAGACTATGAAACAAAGCAAGATATTTATTTCATCGTCGTCACTTTTAAGTTTACTCACAAGCTGCATCGTGTATCTTTATTTGGTCAATCATAAACGCCACAAACAGACGGGGGTATCAGTCACAGAGAGGATTCAACGACAGCCCCACCCTAAGGCCTACTTCATTGTCCAGTCCTATTTTATGTCAACTATAGAAATATATGATTTGTTAGACAGTATCCGTCGCTATGATGATAAAACACCAATTATTCTCATCTCACGCCATCCTGATTATGATCTCCTTTTTAAGAAAGGCTACCATCTGCTTGGACTGGTTAATCCCATTCAACATTGGTCACCAAAAGCATATAAAAAACAAATCGACCGTAGTTTAGATGGCATTTTTCGACTTTTCCCCAATGAATAAGGATTCTAAGGGATTACTATTTTCATTAGCAGCGTTTCCTTAACCAATCATTGGGCAGTTAAAAAAGTCAAGATATACTGTACTGTCTATATGACACAACAAACACCTCTATCCATGTCTCATTCTGAGAGATCAATTTCCAAAAAATACTCTTGCCAAATCTACTAGAGCATTCAAGTATAAATATAAAAGATCTTGAGCTCTTTTTAACAATAGAGATAACAACAGTCTCTCTATCGATAAGCAGAACAATTACTTAAACCAAGATTAATAAAGATAGCGATGACTTAATAGAGAATACAAGGGCGAGTGAAAGTGCAAGAAGCTTGAGACAAAAATTCTTGCCTTTTTAGATTATCGTCAAATGGATTAGCTTTCAGATAAGAGGAACTGAGACGCAGACACTCAACCCCTTTAATAAACTATTTGAGCTGTGCGGAGGTAGTGCTGAGAAGAGATCGTTTTAGCCCTATCTAGGAATGAATAGAGGGAATCGACCCCTTCGAGTTACCGATTTTTATTCCACTCTCATGAAACCATATAAAAAGCTTAGAATGACATTTCTGAACAAGATCATTCTAAGCTATTTTATATTTTAATCTTTTTGACCAGCCTTTTCTTCGGCAAAATAGGCTATTTTTTTAAGTTAAGTTTGCCCTGCTAAAAGTTAGGTTACTTGGTTAACTTCTCTCGTAAAAATGACATCATTATTTGCAAAGCAGGTCTTCAATAACCGTTAAGACACCCGATTGATCGTTAGATAGAGCTTGAAAATTGGCTACTGCCTTCACCTTGTCAGACCCATTAGCCATAGCATAGGAGTAATCAGTCATTGCCAACATTTCTATATCATTTCCGCCATCCCCAAAAGTTGCTAGCTGGTCTGAGCTGAGTCCCCATTTTGCTAAAAGATAGCCCAATGCAGCACCTTTATGCACACCCGTCGCAATTAAATCAATGTTACCATTGCCACTAGATGTTCCTGTAATCTGACCAGGAAAAGCCTTGTTAAAATAAGCATTAATGGTATCTGTCTTTTCAGGTGGAATATTAATAGATAGTTTGAGAAAGTTATCATCAGGAAGCGTTTCAAATGATGGCACTTCTTTAAACTGGTGATAATATAGTTTGAAATAATCCTTATCAGCTTGTGGCATGGAGGTTTTGACATAAGCTGACTTCTCACCTGAAAGTAATAGCTGAGACTGAGGAATTTCTTTTTCTACAAAGGCGATAACTTGACGGATAACATCTGTTGAAATCGTCAATGACTTTAAAAGAACCCCCTTCTCAACAATATAAGCACCATTGTCACCAACGATTGTCATCTGATTTTCAACATCTTTAAAAAAGGAACGGATCTGATGGTATTGATTACCCGAAATAGCCACAAAACGGACTCCTGAAGCTTGCATCTCTTCGAAAATCTTCTTAAAACGAAGACGGTCATAATCATTCTGCGAGTTTAAAAAGGTGCCGTCCATATCTGTTGCAAATACTGTTACTGTCATTGCATCCACCCCTTAATCCGGTGCTTGCCCATCATGCGCTTGCCACTGGCAAGGACCGAAATCAAAGTCACTAAAGACCGCAGTGAAACTAGACTCTTCTGGCGAGCAGGCGTAAATGCCAATATTAACAGGTCCGTCAGCTTGATGGAGATGACACACGCGCATCTGCTGGAATGTCACGCCATCAGTAGAGCATTCAATACAAAAATCCTGTTCGCGACGGCTCAAGCGATACCACATACTTTTGACATCTGTTGAAATTTCGGTAGTTGCCCAATCCGAATAGCCATGATTGGTCACCACACTACCCAGATGTTGGAAGTTGTCATTTTCGTACTCGATGGAGCCCTTAATCCAATTCTCACTATCTTGATAAAGAATCAGACCGCACTGATCAAAACGATGATGGCTATCTTCAAAATTTGTCTTGACCGTAAAAGAAAAATAAGGTTCCTCTGTTCTCATCTGAAAAAGCGGCGCATTGTCATTAACAAAATGATAATAGGTCTTCTGCCAAAGATCCGTTCCAGGCTCTGTAGTAATCGTCACCTTATCTTCCGTGACAGTATAATTTTGGGGTGGACGCGTCCACTGGAAATCCTTTAAATCAGGTTTCGTCATTAAAACACCTCATCTCTAAATAGTTAGTTCCAACTGGTTGCCTTCTTGGTCAAAAATGACCGCTTCATAATAACCGTCTCCTGTCGTTCTTGGACCATTGACCATAGGAAAGCCACTACCTTGCATCTTGTCAGCAAAGGCATCTACCGCTTCTTTTGACCCTAATGAGAAAGCCAAATGCGTTAATCCAAAGGTAGCCTTATCACCTTCTTTAATATCAGAACGATGACACAGTTCTAAACGAGCCCCTGATGAAAAGGTTAAGAAGTAAGATGAAAAACCGGATGTTGGATTGTGGTATTTCTCTGATGATTTTGCTTCAAAATAAGTTTCATAAAAATGACACATAGCTTCTAAATCTTGGCACCAAAGACCAACATGTTCTATTACTAAATTCATTGAGATACCTCTTTTATACACATTGAAAATCAAAATCTGACATTCTCAAGTTTCTCTTGATGAACTTTCGTTCTATCTGCGGCGCCTTTCCTAGTCAGGTTGTGATTTTCTTCAAGTATTAGTCTTTTCTTTTATTATAAATGAAAAACAAACAACACGATAGCATTATACTAGCGTCTTTTGATACAATACTATGATTTACGTCTCCCTTTAAAGGCCATTTTAAAGAATTGTTTGAAGCTCATCAAGAAGGATTGCCCCATCATGTAGGTCAACATTTTAGACATGACCATCCATAAGAAGACCGACAAAAGGATAACCAAAATCCATCCATATTTACTTTCCGTAAAAACTGTTGGTAGGGGAACATTAATCCCGAAAAAGCCCGTCACAACACTTGGGATAGTCATGAGTAAGGACACAATCGTCAGCATGGTCATGGTATCGTTTAGATCATTGTTTAAGATGTTATTATAAGTTGCGGTTAATTGTGCCAAAATCTCAGATGTCATCTCGGTCATCTCAACCAGCTGCTTAGCTTCAACCAAAGCATCGTCCAGTTGCTCTTTTTCTTCTTCATTTAGATGAAAATAGAGGGATTGATTCTTGATCCGCTCAATACTCACCGCATTTTGTCGACAGGCAGAAGCCAGAAAAACATTGCCTGTTTCAATATCGGATAATGCTAGAAGCCCTTGTTTAGTTGTTTTGGCACGGAGTTGCTGATTGATCACTTGGCGCTCATGGGTTAGTTTTTCAATCACTGAAAAATAAGGTGTTGAAATTTCCACAAGACTAGAAAATAAAAAATCATACAGGCTCATATCATGGTTATCTTGGGCTAAGGCTTGTAAGCGTCTGACGATGTAGTCTGTTTCTTTGGTAGACATACTGATCAAGCGATTATCTTGAGCAATAAAGGTAATTGGTACCGTTTGAAAACTGTTATCTTCCTTAATAAGCTTTAAAACATTATAAATCAAGAGGAGCTGACCCGTTTTACGGTTGTACTCCACATGAGCAAGCTCATTCTTATCAAGGGCATAAGCTGCTACTTCAGGGTCGATACCATAATCCATAGCAATTTTTTCAGCATCTCTAACTTCATCGATATCAATATCAATCCAGCTAAAGCTATCGAAATGTTCTCTTGTAATCATCAGAAACCTCGTCTTGTTGTTTTTACTAGTATATCACGCTCTTGATAATTTTTCTTCTCTCTTATTTAAGGAAATGATAGTATAATAGAAACAACATCAATTTGGAGGTGCCTTATGGCTATTTCATATAAAAAAGAAGATCAACTTGAAAGCATGTTTGCAAGCTTTGCTAAACTACCTGACAATACGGATTCAGACCCTAAAAAAGAGAAAAAAGACGATGACCAAAAAGAAAGTAAAAACTAATTTTTCTAAAATCGACCTTATTTTTTATATGGTCCTTGGTTCATTAGCTATCCTTTTAACAGATAGCCTTCTATGGTCTTTTATTGTTAATTTACTGATCATAATGGTCCTTGCATTTTGCTTAGGCGTCCTTTTCCATTATGCCAAGTCTTGGTTGAAGTGAGGTTTTTCGTGTCATTTTTTAATCAGTTGCCCGACAGTGTTCTACAATGGATGGCTATATTCATGTCCATTATTATTGAAGCACTGCCATTTGTTCTTCTAGGTGCTATTTTAACAGGATTTATCGAAGTCTATGTCACTCCTGATAAGGTTTTGAAGCATCTTCCTAAAAACCGCTTGTTACGCATTTTGTTCGGTACTTTTATTGGGGTCATTTTCCCCTCGTGTGAATGTGGTATTGTACCAATTGTCAATCGTCTCATGGAAAAAAGAGTGCCTAGTTACACAGCTATCCCTTTTTTAGCGACAGCCCCAGTGATCAATCCCATCGTCATTTTGGCAACTTATTCAGCCTTTGGGAATTCTTGGCAGTTTGTCATCTGGCGTCTAGCAGGTGCTATCTTGGTAGCAGTTGCTCTTGGTGTTCTTCTAGCTTATCTAACGGATGACGATATTAGGATACCGCCAAAAAAAGCGCCTCATTTCCACGACTATTCTGACCATAGCCAACCTAAAAAAATCTTTTATGCCCTATCGCATGCTATAGATGAATTTTTTGATACGGGTCGCTATTTAATTTTTGGGAGTCTCATTGCCTCTGCCATGCAAATTTACCTTCCAACACGAATTTTGACAACTATCGGCGGTAATCCTTTAACAGCGATTTTTGTCATGATGATTTTAGCCTTCGTTTTGTCTCTTTGTAGCGAAGCCGATGCCTTTATCGGGGCTAGCCTTCTCTCTAGCTTTGGAGCGGCACCTGTTATGGCATTCCTCCTCATCGGTCCCATGATTGACATCAAAAATCTCATGATGATGTGGAACAGTTTCAAAAAGAACTTTATCCTCCAGTTTATCGCAGTCTCTGCGATCATTGTAACCCTTTATTGTCTCGCTTTAGGAGTTTTCGCATGATTCGATTTCTAATCTTAACTGGTTATTTTGAGCTCAGTATGTATCTTTACTTGTCCGGTAAGCTGGATCAATACATCAATACTCATTATTCCTATTTGGCTTTTATTGCTATGATTCTATCGTTCATTCTAGCAGTTGTTCAACTCATGATTTGGATGAAAAGTCTTAGGCTCCATTCGCACTTGTCTGGAAAATTCGCCAAGTTGACTAGTCCTATGATTCTTGTCTTTCCAGTTTTAGTTGGATTGTTAGTACCAACAGTTACCCTTGATTCCACAACAGTTTCAGCTAAGGGATATACCTTCCCAACTGCTGTTGGTTCCGTCGGTCAGGGAGAATCAGACGATGGTACTAGAGTACAATATTTGAAGCCAGATACCAGTCTTTACTTCACGAAAAATGCCTATCAAAAAGAGATGCAGCGCGAGTTGCAAGCTTACAAAAATCTCGATACCATTGATATCAAGTCTGAGAATTATATGGAGATTATGGAACTGATTTACCTCTATCCTGACGTCTTTTCAGGAAAGCAGATTTCTTTTACAGGCTTTGTTTATAATGAACCTGGGCACGAGGGCTACCAGTATCTCTTTCGTTTTGGAGTTATTCATTGTATCGCTGATTCAGGCGTCTATGGCTTATCTACTACAGGTAATAGCCAAAGCTATGCCAATAATACTTGGCTCAAGGTTAATGGTACCATCACAACCGAATACAATAGCCAACTAGAAGAGACTCTTCCAGTGCTTCATATTGAAAACAGTCAGATTGTCTCAGAACCTGAGAATCCCTATGTTTATCGTGTCTTTTAAACATCATTTAGCAGAGCTATAATCATTAACTTATCTCTAGCTTTTCGTAGGTTGGGCAAAATTGCCCAACCTATTTCTAATGTTTAGCGAACAAAACAGTATCAGAAAGCAACACTCATCAGTAAACTTATACTCATT
The sequence above is drawn from the Streptococcus pluranimalium genome and encodes:
- a CDS encoding Blp family class II bacteriocin, which produces MGELNFEQLSQIRGGGKKAADIYVSAISGAAQGAMLCAQTGVVVQPGVILGCAGAGAVLGVMFPS
- a CDS encoding Blp family class II bacteriocin, which produces MEQFEVMDEMALSNIEGGNDVLITAGSAIAGGIVGYLACSASIVAAPVAGACAYTGAKIGGAGYLIARHS
- a CDS encoding peptide cleavage/export ABC transporter, with product MSRYKRTFIPQVDARDCGVAALASIAAFYGSRYSLAHLRELAKTNKEGTTALGLVKAAQEIDFETRAIQADASLFEMDDVPYPFIVHVNKEGKLQHYYVVYQAGKKGLVIGDPDPSVKVTKMSYDTFLSEWTGVALFMGPKPSYKPHKDKKNGLTSFLPLIFKQKAVISQIVIASLLVTIINIVGSYYLQSILDDYIPNHMLSTLGIISVGLIVTYVIQQVMTFARDYLLTVLSQRLTIDVILSYIKHIFDLPMSFFATRRTGEITSRFTDATAIIDALASTILSLFLDVSIVVIVGGVLLLQNPHLFLLSLVSIPVYLVIIFAFMKPFERMNNDVMQSNAMVSSAIIEDINGIETIKSLTSEEVRYQKIDREFVDYLDKSFILSKLSTLQSALKQGAQLILNVLILWLGSRLVIQGKISVGQLITFNTLLSYFTDPLENIINLQTKLQSAKVANTRLNEVYLVDSEFKDNTFETDATMLNGDIIFDHVSYKYGFGRDTLSDISLTINEKTKVALVGISGSGKTTLAKMIVNFYEPYQGTIRVNGNDLKTLNKKVLRRHINYLPQQAYIFDGSILDNLTLGVQEGISQEDIIRACEIAEIRQDIEQMPMGYQTELSDGAGLSGGQKQRIALARALLTKAPVLILDEATSGLDVLTEKKVIDNLLALDKTIIFVAHRLSIAQRAEKILVLDQGKVVEEGSHSDLVRRQGFYYHLFSK
- a CDS encoding bacteriocin secretion accessory protein is translated as MNPNLFQSAEFYRRRYQNFATLLIYPLLLLVGFLVIFSLIAKKEISVSTVGEITPTSVIASIQSTSDNPLSNHQLKENKVVKKDDLLLSYSETMDESQKTALETQLASAKRQKIGLETLKASLKQGVNFFIDDGVDEFGHLNTYQSFMLKVKELEPKVTPSQPYANQSYPNQIPQQDAEIPSQEPQVPSIPNNQPDITTGIQEQVPQKPSVQSLQTAMSTTSSAKITLLTLTTNRSVKSNASTEDGLILTENASSNSQSQIDILRTEYIQKTDDQLTTINNQIAELEGKLQQADVQVQNNTIKAPQDGIVHLLKSLSKTSIIPKGTEIAQILPDMNQTKKVMITYYVNSNDIATIKRGQTVRLRLDKISSQDIVLLGKVKAIDASSTETKEGNLFKVKAQAKISEADSRILKYGMQGRVTSIIGKKTFFNYYKDKMLNDMR
- a CDS encoding bacteriocin, with product MTLKTPKTFKILSEDDLSQVVGGNRDFWRDLKNFFKNAQKDRKAR
- a CDS encoding GHKL domain-containing protein, producing MSILEAVDIILSLWIPIYLYTKVNGFRLHLKESLLYIGIQLITGVLVAVSQVHLLDYAKSMFDMLILSFIIGRDILKVLVIFYALFPLTLKEIFRRLLFFLILPVFGDSEKFYDNYANSIILYIMSFLLVLLFLRIFDYNFSHLKSVSIRKKEKSLLQFANMSMLIYYLLMQVLTYNEYENLIHTEELRKFIVVFYLLFFIWLINALDKELRARLQENLIFQKELQVRNLVDYTGQIENLYKEVRSFRHDYNNILRTIEIGLQTNDIVMIKSIYQSVLKESNQKFRTQKYEIGKLVSIKSEALKSLLAAKLAQADDKNILVKLEIPNDINQEGMELLDFITIVSILFDNAIEAEKPSIGIAYFESKSKQYFIITNAIKEESINIAHLYDYGNSSKGVKRGIGLYNITKINEKYQNVTLQTKSEHYQFRQVLVISL
- a CDS encoding LytR/AlgR family response regulator transcription factor; amino-acid sequence: MNIYILEDDLFQQSYLEFLVEDILAEKHLTTSSIFSFDEPKSLLAAIYGKGQKHIFLLDIEIHQNEQAGLQLAQAIREQDPLATIVFITTHTEMMPLVFQLQVGAMDYLDKDLSREDLKQRLTSLLEKINESNELVDLEDYFIYETEYTEVQLPFAKINYIETSPRPHKLILHTNTDRIEFTGKLQEILQKEKRFIKCHRSYLVNPKNISKIDIKERTAYFSDGSSCIISRTMVKELRRIVKEGREV
- a CDS encoding Cof-type HAD-IIB family hydrolase, coding for MTVTVFATDMDGTFLNSQNDYDRLRFKKIFEEMQASGVRFVAISGNQYHQIRSFFKDVENQMTIVGDNGAYIVEKGVLLKSLTISTDVIRQVIAFVEKEIPQSQLLLSGEKSAYVKTSMPQADKDYFKLYYHQFKEVPSFETLPDDNFLKLSINIPPEKTDTINAYFNKAFPGQITGTSSGNGNIDLIATGVHKGAALGYLLAKWGLSSDQLATFGDGGNDIEMLAMTDYSYAMANGSDKVKAVANFQALSNDQSGVLTVIEDLLCK